The segment CAGGCCATCGACTTCCGACGAAGCATCGCCAGAAGCCGAACTGATTGAAAAGGATTCACTGGACGAGTCGCCCGGACAGGGGAGCGTGAAAGACGCGCGCGTCGGAACGTACATGTACCTCCCCGAAACGCAGCGCTCGGAGCTAAACTTCCGGTATAAGGAACTCAATCTCGCCTACGAACGAGCGTTCGGAGACGAACTGGAAAAAAACCGGCATTTCTATCCGTTGGTCGTGCAAGCCGGACTCGACGCTCTCGACGGACTGGATGGAAAGGACGTTCAAGAACTTCTCAAGCAGCTAGAGTAGGCTCAAATCTGGCAGCTTGTCTCTTCGTACACTGCGTGAAGACGGTCGAAGACCGTCAAAAACTGTCGTTACTGCTGTGCGTCGAGAAGGTCGCTGACCTGCTCTGCACGCTCGTCGTTCGTGATGAACTTCTTGAACCGCCATTCGAACGAGTCGAGAAGCACCGCGATTCCCTCCTCGGTGATGGCGTACTCGTTGGTGCGTTTGTCGAGTTCGCTCTTTTCGACCAACCCACGCTCGATGAGCGTGTCGAGGTTGGGGTACAGACGACCGTGGTTCACTTCCTCGTCGTAGAAGTCCTCAAGCTCGCGCTTGATGGCGAGTCCGTAGCGGGACTCCTCGGCGAGAACTATCA is part of the Haladaptatus cibarius D43 genome and harbors:
- a CDS encoding PadR family transcriptional regulator: MSEAQTVTDATTARDLTAFQQNVLIVLAEESRYGLAIKRELEDFYDEEVNHGRLYPNLDTLIERGLVEKSELDKRTNEYAITEEGIAVLLDSFEWRFKKFITNDERAEQVSDLLDAQQ